The Medicago truncatula cultivar Jemalong A17 chromosome 4, MtrunA17r5.0-ANR, whole genome shotgun sequence genome includes a region encoding these proteins:
- the LOC25491166 gene encoding uncharacterized protein isoform X1 yields the protein MESKNSKEMIDIEKLPDHVMIEIFIRTEVSDWTQISCVKKQWASLFRTECFWQAALSHIYPFTNPSQTWPGPIPPGLARRRFMALHISQQIFASDPDIQVDEIVGHSYLFLKEQLQLSIMPPHGGILHGTMIDQFIACGKSRDVAHELVSRIWLAVLDNLEENQHTFCLLKRLAHEGDQVFLPYPYTRSVKVQWRVFEKLFTDFRDCFNHVDYYDMLACAKSRFQPIPSAWLGY from the exons ATGGAGAGTAAAAATTCAAAAGAGATGATTGATATAGAAAAACTTCCAGATCATGTGATGATAGAGATATTCATAAGAACAGAAGTGAGTGATTGGACACAAATATCATGTGTGAAGAAGCAGTGGGCATCTCTTTTCCGAACTGAATGTTTTTGGCAAGCTGCTCTTTCTCACATCTATCCATTCACCAATCCTTCTCAAACTTGGCCTGGACCTATTCCTCCAGGTTTAGCCAGAAG GAGATTCATGGCCTTACATATAAGTCAACAAATATTTGCTTCTGATCCTGATATACAAGTGGATGAAATTGTTGGGCACAGTTATCTGTTTTTGAAAGAGCAGCTTCAACTTTCGATTATGCCTCCTCATGGTGGAATACTTCACGGAACCATGATTG ATCAGTTTATTGCTTGCGGCAAGTCAAGAGACGTAGCCCATGAACTTGTATCTCGAATCTGGCTGGCTGTTCTTGACAATTTGGAAGAAAATCAGCATACCTTTTGCTTACTTAAACGCCTTGCACATGAAGGGGAT CAGGTTTTTCTTCCATATCCTTACACTAGATCAGTCAAAGTTCAATGGAGGGTGTTTGAGAAGCTTTTTACAGATTTCCGTGATTGCTTCAACCATGTAGATTATTATGATATGTTGGCATGTGCCAAAAGTAGGTTTCAGCCAATACCATCTGCTTGGTTAGGTTATTAG
- the LOC25491166 gene encoding uncharacterized protein isoform X2, which yields MESKNSKEMIDIEKLPDHVMIEIFIRTEVSDWTQISCVKKQWASLFRTECFWQAALSHIYPFTNPSQTWPGPIPPGLARRRFMALHISQQIFASDPDIQVDEIVGHSYLFLKEQLQLSIMPPHGGILHGTMIDQFIACGKSRDVAHELVSRIWLAVLDNLEENQHTFCLLKRLAHEGDVFLPYPYTRSVKVQWRVFEKLFTDFRDCFNHVDYYDMLACAKSRFQPIPSAWLGY from the exons ATGGAGAGTAAAAATTCAAAAGAGATGATTGATATAGAAAAACTTCCAGATCATGTGATGATAGAGATATTCATAAGAACAGAAGTGAGTGATTGGACACAAATATCATGTGTGAAGAAGCAGTGGGCATCTCTTTTCCGAACTGAATGTTTTTGGCAAGCTGCTCTTTCTCACATCTATCCATTCACCAATCCTTCTCAAACTTGGCCTGGACCTATTCCTCCAGGTTTAGCCAGAAG GAGATTCATGGCCTTACATATAAGTCAACAAATATTTGCTTCTGATCCTGATATACAAGTGGATGAAATTGTTGGGCACAGTTATCTGTTTTTGAAAGAGCAGCTTCAACTTTCGATTATGCCTCCTCATGGTGGAATACTTCACGGAACCATGATTG ATCAGTTTATTGCTTGCGGCAAGTCAAGAGACGTAGCCCATGAACTTGTATCTCGAATCTGGCTGGCTGTTCTTGACAATTTGGAAGAAAATCAGCATACCTTTTGCTTACTTAAACGCCTTGCACATGAAGGGGAT GTTTTTCTTCCATATCCTTACACTAGATCAGTCAAAGTTCAATGGAGGGTGTTTGAGAAGCTTTTTACAGATTTCCGTGATTGCTTCAACCATGTAGATTATTATGATATGTTGGCATGTGCCAAAAGTAGGTTTCAGCCAATACCATCTGCTTGGTTAGGTTATTAG
- the LOC120580203 gene encoding uncharacterized protein: MESKNSKEIIDIEKLPDHVMIEIFIRTEVSDWTQISCVKKQWASLFRTECFWQAALSHIYPFTNPSQTWPRPIPPGLVRKIFMTIHINQQLFERAASFFYYTFGSS; encoded by the exons ATGGAGAGTAAAAATTCAAAAGAGATAATTGATATAGAGAAACTTCCAGATCATGTGATGATAGAGATATTCATAAGAACAGAAGTGAGTGATTGGACACAAATATCATGTGTGAAGAAGCAGTGGGCATCTCTTTTTCGAACTGAATGTTTTTGGCAAGCTGCTCTTTCTCACATCTATCCATTCACCAATCCTTCTCAAACTTGGCCTAGACCTATTCCTCCAGGTTTAGTCAGAAA GATATTCATGACCATACATATAAATCAACAATTATTTGAAAGAGCAGcttcatttttctattatacCTTTGGAAGCTCATAG
- the LOC25491169 gene encoding probable plastid-lipid-associated protein 10, chloroplastic isoform X2 — protein MNLAFNLNLSSSLCIHRRRRSHTLNNVNRRKSKSISMAMASSVTQAYDSELENNKHELLTSVQDTQRGLLTTPHQRSSIEEALVNVEGSNMGDPIDFNKLDGTWRLQYTSAPDVLILFQAAATLPFFQKFECRHISNGGIIRNVVRWSIPNFLEEQEGATLVVSAKFTLVSVRNIYLQFQEISVQDINISEQLQALISPAILPRSFISLQILQYLRAFKAQFPVRNPGRESVGGLYYLSYLDDNMLLGRAVGGGGVFVFTRAQSLY, from the exons ATGAATTTGGctttcaatttgaatttgagTTCATCACTATGTATTCATAGGAGAAGGAGAAGCCACACACTCAACAATGTTAATAGGAGGAAATCAAAATCCATTTCCATGGCTATGGCATCTTCTGTTACTCAG GCATATGATTCTGAACTAGAAAACAATAAGCATGAGCTTTTAACATCTGTCCAAGACACACAAAGAGGACTCTTAACAACTCCTCATCAACGTTCTTCTATTGAGGAAGCTCTT GTGAATGTGGAAGGAAGTAACATGGGTGACCCAATTGATTTTAACAAGTTGGATGGAACTTGGCGCTTGCAGTATACTTCCGCTCCTGATGTTCTCATTCTCTTCCAAGCTGCTGCTACTCTTCCTTTCTTTCAA AAATTTGAATGCCGTCATATCTCTAATGGAGGTATTATTCGCAATGTTGTCCGCTGGAGTATTCCTAATTTCCTTGAG GAACAAGAAGGTGCTACATTGGTTGTATCTGCCAAGTTCACTCTTGTATCGGTCCGAAATATTTACCTTCAGTTTCAAGAG ATCTCAGTtcaagatataaatattagtgaACAGCTGCAAGCTCTAATATCTCCAGCAATACTACCACGATCTTTTATAAGTTTGCAG ATATTGCAATATCTCCGTGCTTTCAAAGCTCAATTTCCCGTGAGGAATCCGGGAAG GGAATCAGTAGGAGGATTATATTATCTGAGTTATTTGGATGATAATATGCTTTTGGGCCGTGCTGTTGGTGGAGGAGGAGTATTTGTGTTTACGAGAGCCCAATCACTTTACTGA
- the LOC25491169 gene encoding probable plastid-lipid-associated protein 10, chloroplastic isoform X1 codes for MNLAFNLNLSSSLCIHRRRRSHTLNNVNRRKSKSISMAMASSVTQAYDSELENNKHELLTSVQDTQRGLLTTPHQRSSIEEALVNVEGSNMGDPIDFNKLDGTWRLQYTSAPDVLILFQAAATLPFFQVGQIFQKFECRHISNGGIIRNVVRWSIPNFLEEQEGATLVVSAKFTLVSVRNIYLQFQEISVQDINISEQLQALISPAILPRSFISLQILQYLRAFKAQFPVRNPGRESVGGLYYLSYLDDNMLLGRAVGGGGVFVFTRAQSLY; via the exons ATGAATTTGGctttcaatttgaatttgagTTCATCACTATGTATTCATAGGAGAAGGAGAAGCCACACACTCAACAATGTTAATAGGAGGAAATCAAAATCCATTTCCATGGCTATGGCATCTTCTGTTACTCAG GCATATGATTCTGAACTAGAAAACAATAAGCATGAGCTTTTAACATCTGTCCAAGACACACAAAGAGGACTCTTAACAACTCCTCATCAACGTTCTTCTATTGAGGAAGCTCTT GTGAATGTGGAAGGAAGTAACATGGGTGACCCAATTGATTTTAACAAGTTGGATGGAACTTGGCGCTTGCAGTATACTTCCGCTCCTGATGTTCTCATTCTCTTCCAAGCTGCTGCTACTCTTCCTTTCTTTCAA GTCGGACAAATATTTCAGAAATTTGAATGCCGTCATATCTCTAATGGAGGTATTATTCGCAATGTTGTCCGCTGGAGTATTCCTAATTTCCTTGAG GAACAAGAAGGTGCTACATTGGTTGTATCTGCCAAGTTCACTCTTGTATCGGTCCGAAATATTTACCTTCAGTTTCAAGAG ATCTCAGTtcaagatataaatattagtgaACAGCTGCAAGCTCTAATATCTCCAGCAATACTACCACGATCTTTTATAAGTTTGCAG ATATTGCAATATCTCCGTGCTTTCAAAGCTCAATTTCCCGTGAGGAATCCGGGAAG GGAATCAGTAGGAGGATTATATTATCTGAGTTATTTGGATGATAATATGCTTTTGGGCCGTGCTGTTGGTGGAGGAGGAGTATTTGTGTTTACGAGAGCCCAATCACTTTACTGA